A genomic stretch from Arachis stenosperma cultivar V10309 chromosome 3, arast.V10309.gnm1.PFL2, whole genome shotgun sequence includes:
- the LOC130968909 gene encoding uncharacterized protein C57A10.07 — protein MNSYQFGSQAPKSFHPFTRIDFDLESGTATSPKRPRKPRNSTSFRPLRMIKSFYNRFNHFFKLHPLMLICIAFSFGVTVLVFLSFYGTQHKAQNGGFYVKFDSASEDYPFPNLKNLVMVAGHSVYTSSSCGKIEKEDSWFLESYQKNPGQAATFVKHIQEGIEIAARDENALLLFSGGETRKDAGPRSEAQSYWAVADYKGWFGKEESVKSRALTEEHARDSFENLLFSVCRFRELTGTYPQNITVVGYDFKEERFAHIHRSAIGFPDSRFFYAGTPATSNSMAAALKGEELVRTQFLRDPYGCKGSLYHKKLKRDPFHRSIPYPNGCPEIEALFRYCGPAPFPGALPWA, from the exons ATGAACAGTTACCAATTCGGATCCCAAGCCCCAAAGTCCTTTCACCCTTTCACAAGGATCGACTTCGACTTAGAATCCGGAACCGCCACCTCACCAAAACGACCTCGTAAACCCAGGAACTCCACGTCGTTTCGCCCTCTCAGAATGATCAAATCATTTTATAACCGTTTCAACCACTTCTTCAAGCTCCACCCTCTCATGCTTATTTGTATTGCTTTCTCCTTTGGCGTAACGGTCCTCGTCTTCCTCTCCTTCTACGGAACCCAGCACAAGGCGCAGAATGGGGGCTTTTATGTTAAATTCGACTCTGCTTCGGAAGATTACCCTTTCCCGAACCTGAAGAACCTTGTTATGGTTGCTGGGCACTCTGTTTATACCAGTAGTAGCTGTGGGAAGATTGAGAAGGAAGATTCCTGGTTCTTGGAGTCGTATCAGAAGAATCCTGGTCAAGCTGCGACTTTCGTGAAGCATATTCAAGAAGGGATTGAGATTGCGGCCAGAGATGAGAATGCTCTGCTTTTGTTCAGTGGGGGAGAGACTCGGAAAGACGCCGGACCTCGCAGCGAGGCGCAGAGTTACTGGGCCGTAGCAGATTACAAGGGATGGTTTG GTAAAGAAGAAAGTGTGAAATCAAGAGCCCTTACAGAGGAACATGCACGGGACAGCTTTGAAAATCTTCTATTCAGTGTGTGTCGGTTCCGAGAGCTTACAGGCACCTATCCCCAAAATATAACT GTTGTAGGTTATGATTTCAAGGAAGAGAGATTCGCACATATACATCGATCTGCAATCGGCTTTCCGGACTCGAGGTTCTTCTATGCTGGCACCCCTGCTACATCAAATTCAATGGCAGCTGCTCTAAAAGGAGAGGAGCTGGTGAGGACTCAATTCCTCAGAGATCCATATGGATGTAAGGGTTCACTTTATCATAAGAAACTAAAGCGCGATCCTTTTCACCGGTCCATTCCTTATCCCAATGGGTGCCCTGAAATTGAAGCTTTGTTCAGATATTGTGGACCAGCACCTTTTCCTGGTGCACTCCCATGGGCATAG
- the LOC130968908 gene encoding uncharacterized protein LOC130968908 isoform X1 → MVGSDLDTNKVDGCVTTDVQHSYLRHMIDSIMSETSSSFAATFIQGSLQEGGERRNTDLEMSLAHEPMVSGTRESAVQNSCAASAMEWSIQLEKGLRSSKPGAPAQAILQLGHHLEQWSRELESDESGIAPNVISGVVPGEVRLFANAILLRLAGAFKGGDKEIKVSVVKAFLNERRHRNGQKHRECKGLLSKERVANHLELLNQVRYVFQNGDSESKELALILLGCWAEFAHDNAQIRYLILSSLVSPDPHVAKAACFAAGCFSEISDDFALITLHMVYNMMSLSTVSLPVKLAAAQVVPKLRSTFENIYKAYQAGVRFLSSILDEDVLVAVLSSLTELSSLYSPIAEIQVNFLISFLKRETTSRVQEAILRCLQFLFQKGLCQYPAEYLSSITQQYNHNFTFN, encoded by the exons ATGGTTGGGAGTGACCTAGACACCAACAAAGTGGATGGTTGTGTGACTACTGATGTCCAGCATAGCTACTTACGGCATATGATTG ATTCCATTATGAGCGAAACATCATCATCTTTTGCAGCAACTTTCATACAAGGCTCACTCCAGGAAGGAGGAGAAAGGAGGAACACCGATCTTGAAATGAGCCTCGCTCATGAACCCATGG TATCAGGCACAAGAGAATCTGCTGTTCAAAATAGCTGTGCTGCTTCGGCCATGGAATGGAGCATCCAACTTGAGAAGGGACTCCGTTCTAGTAAGCCAG GCGCACCGGCTCAAGCCATATTGCAGCTAGGTCATCACCTTGAGCAGTGGAGCAGAGAGCTTGAATCAGACGAATCTGGCATTGCTCCCAATGTTATATCTGGCGTAGTGCCAGGTGAAGTTAGGCTATTTGCCAATGCCATCCTCTTGCGCCTTGCTGGAGCCTTTAAGGGAGGTGACAAGGAAATCAAGGTTTCTGTTGTCAAGGCTTTTTTGAATGAACGAAGGCATCGAAACGGTCAGAAGCACAGGGAGTGTAAGGGCTTGCTGTCAAAGGAAAGAGTAGCTAATCACTTGGAGTTGTTGAATCAAGTGAGATATGTTTTTCAGAATGGAGACTCAGAGTCCAAGGAACTTGCTTTAATTCTTTTGGGTTGCTGGGCTGAATTCGCCCATGACAATGCTCAAATACGATACTTGATACTTTCCAGCCTTGTGTCTCCTGATCCTCATGTG GCAAAAGCAGCATGTTTTGCTGCTGGATGCTTTTCTGAGATATCAGATGATTTTGCTTTAATTACACTGCACATGGTGTACAATATGATGAGTTTATCTACGGTGTCTCTGCCAGTGAAGTTGGCTGCAGCACAAGTTGTTCCAAAACTGAGGTCTACATTTGAAAATATATACAAAGCGTACCAG GCAGGTGTACGGTTCCTATCAAGTATTTTAGATGAAGATGTTTTGGTAGCTGTGCTATCCTCACTTACCGAACTGTCTTCCCTTTACTCACCAATTGCTGAAATTCAG GTGAACTTTCTTATTTCATTTCTGAAGCGGGAAACGACTTCACGTGTGCAAGAAGCGATCTTAAGATGCCTCCAATTTCTATTCCAGAAAGGACTGTGCCAATATCCAGCTGAATATTTATCTTCAATTACACAGCAGTATAACCATAACTTCACCTTCAACTAG
- the LOC130968908 gene encoding uncharacterized protein LOC130968908 isoform X2: MVGSDLDTNKVDGCVTTDVQHSYLRHMIDSIMSETSSSFAATFIQGSLQEGGERRNTDLEMSLAHEPMGTRESAVQNSCAASAMEWSIQLEKGLRSSKPGAPAQAILQLGHHLEQWSRELESDESGIAPNVISGVVPGEVRLFANAILLRLAGAFKGGDKEIKVSVVKAFLNERRHRNGQKHRECKGLLSKERVANHLELLNQVRYVFQNGDSESKELALILLGCWAEFAHDNAQIRYLILSSLVSPDPHVAKAACFAAGCFSEISDDFALITLHMVYNMMSLSTVSLPVKLAAAQVVPKLRSTFENIYKAYQAGVRFLSSILDEDVLVAVLSSLTELSSLYSPIAEIQVNFLISFLKRETTSRVQEAILRCLQFLFQKGLCQYPAEYLSSITQQYNHNFTFN; this comes from the exons ATGGTTGGGAGTGACCTAGACACCAACAAAGTGGATGGTTGTGTGACTACTGATGTCCAGCATAGCTACTTACGGCATATGATTG ATTCCATTATGAGCGAAACATCATCATCTTTTGCAGCAACTTTCATACAAGGCTCACTCCAGGAAGGAGGAGAAAGGAGGAACACCGATCTTGAAATGAGCCTCGCTCATGAACCCATGG GCACAAGAGAATCTGCTGTTCAAAATAGCTGTGCTGCTTCGGCCATGGAATGGAGCATCCAACTTGAGAAGGGACTCCGTTCTAGTAAGCCAG GCGCACCGGCTCAAGCCATATTGCAGCTAGGTCATCACCTTGAGCAGTGGAGCAGAGAGCTTGAATCAGACGAATCTGGCATTGCTCCCAATGTTATATCTGGCGTAGTGCCAGGTGAAGTTAGGCTATTTGCCAATGCCATCCTCTTGCGCCTTGCTGGAGCCTTTAAGGGAGGTGACAAGGAAATCAAGGTTTCTGTTGTCAAGGCTTTTTTGAATGAACGAAGGCATCGAAACGGTCAGAAGCACAGGGAGTGTAAGGGCTTGCTGTCAAAGGAAAGAGTAGCTAATCACTTGGAGTTGTTGAATCAAGTGAGATATGTTTTTCAGAATGGAGACTCAGAGTCCAAGGAACTTGCTTTAATTCTTTTGGGTTGCTGGGCTGAATTCGCCCATGACAATGCTCAAATACGATACTTGATACTTTCCAGCCTTGTGTCTCCTGATCCTCATGTG GCAAAAGCAGCATGTTTTGCTGCTGGATGCTTTTCTGAGATATCAGATGATTTTGCTTTAATTACACTGCACATGGTGTACAATATGATGAGTTTATCTACGGTGTCTCTGCCAGTGAAGTTGGCTGCAGCACAAGTTGTTCCAAAACTGAGGTCTACATTTGAAAATATATACAAAGCGTACCAG GCAGGTGTACGGTTCCTATCAAGTATTTTAGATGAAGATGTTTTGGTAGCTGTGCTATCCTCACTTACCGAACTGTCTTCCCTTTACTCACCAATTGCTGAAATTCAG GTGAACTTTCTTATTTCATTTCTGAAGCGGGAAACGACTTCACGTGTGCAAGAAGCGATCTTAAGATGCCTCCAATTTCTATTCCAGAAAGGACTGTGCCAATATCCAGCTGAATATTTATCTTCAATTACACAGCAGTATAACCATAACTTCACCTTCAACTAG